Proteins found in one candidate division KSB1 bacterium genomic segment:
- a CDS encoding VWA domain-containing protein, whose protein sequence is MLKKWLLPLIICWLSSTAWSWDKSRFDLPSEMQSMALNKTGNLGYEGVELKKTVSEVTLIQGGYFTIGTNQGLSQSPLDDHCGISFGHPYALTSYPIIAIDGNWGKLESFLDIYDASPKLQGDSLVINYVWEGIYQFIFSLLPDVTGKAIAIRSAFKNLDTRAHSFGMGLVLDPALGKKGDGWVELGNQLVLRDTLMSDGAIPNQLMINERNGSVAGMRVILNFSSAPDKLVLANWRDLYENQTPNFSASELRKIYDLALKIIWAEQTIPAGGSFSRSLIVDLQQPNFNTPLFMRWDLPGFLSLENNLLFPRNFDSFLEIANLAGVTKPNAQLEFQFPTALFANTGTYQFAVPANEIVYQRVKMQSKEIYEDEIVDLTVTLKHDGQILDTMLRQVFIPAVPLSDTGLVCTIDTVITSAYPEIRFTLEAEVKATGQRLFNLIAENIFLYENNNRIRQFTMGKDTTGGVTMADIVFVLDCSGSMGDDIQAVNRNINEFCDSLLARGIDFRLGLVTFSTTVDDVFDFTNDVQLFKSWLNQISLWGGRENSLGALYRATELSFRQMSKRTFIWITDEDYPVYPEINLSVQDVVNRLLLYDVTVHSISEPSLKTKWCNPIIEPTGGNFYDIHGNFRDILLDISRMGSFTRFMISYKSPGATIGTNEIIAKIHYAGLGGTAIAHYQHGSAGNQMAKSLSCYPNPFNPIVQIRANLPENSEGKVEIFNILGQRVKQFQLQSPAVKIGAITWDARDEFDQPVGVGTYLVRLTITDQSGKITGHEFAKILYLK, encoded by the coding sequence ATGTTAAAAAAATGGTTGTTACCGCTAATCATCTGCTGGCTCAGTTCCACTGCCTGGAGCTGGGATAAATCGAGATTCGATCTGCCCTCCGAAATGCAGTCCATGGCCCTCAACAAAACAGGCAATCTTGGTTATGAAGGCGTGGAACTCAAAAAAACAGTGAGCGAAGTCACCCTGATTCAGGGAGGCTATTTCACCATTGGCACCAATCAAGGCTTATCACAATCTCCGCTCGATGATCATTGCGGTATCAGTTTCGGACATCCTTACGCCCTCACATCCTATCCGATTATCGCGATCGATGGAAATTGGGGCAAGCTGGAGTCGTTTCTGGATATCTATGATGCATCGCCCAAGCTCCAGGGCGATAGCTTGGTGATCAACTACGTTTGGGAAGGTATCTATCAATTCATTTTCAGTTTGCTGCCAGATGTGACTGGCAAAGCGATCGCCATTCGTTCAGCCTTTAAAAATCTCGATACCAGAGCGCATTCGTTCGGGATGGGGCTGGTGCTCGATCCAGCTTTGGGCAAAAAAGGAGATGGTTGGGTTGAACTGGGCAATCAGCTTGTGCTGCGCGATACGCTGATGAGTGATGGCGCCATTCCAAATCAATTGATGATCAATGAGCGCAATGGATCAGTTGCCGGGATGCGAGTGATTCTCAATTTTTCGTCCGCTCCAGATAAATTGGTTCTGGCCAATTGGAGGGATCTTTATGAAAACCAAACGCCGAATTTTTCTGCTTCGGAGCTGAGAAAAATTTATGATCTGGCCTTGAAGATCATCTGGGCTGAGCAAACCATTCCGGCCGGTGGAAGCTTCTCGCGAAGCCTTATCGTCGATCTGCAGCAGCCGAATTTCAACACCCCGTTATTCATGCGCTGGGATTTGCCCGGTTTCCTCTCATTGGAGAACAACCTGCTTTTCCCCCGCAATTTTGATTCCTTCCTCGAAATCGCGAATTTAGCTGGTGTAACAAAACCCAATGCTCAGCTTGAATTTCAATTTCCAACCGCTTTGTTCGCTAATACCGGCACTTATCAGTTTGCTGTGCCCGCCAATGAAATCGTTTATCAGCGAGTTAAGATGCAGTCCAAAGAGATCTACGAGGATGAAATTGTTGATCTGACCGTTACGCTGAAACATGATGGCCAGATCTTGGATACCATGCTACGCCAGGTCTTTATCCCAGCCGTTCCGTTATCCGACACGGGATTGGTTTGTACCATCGATACGGTGATCACCAGTGCCTATCCAGAGATCAGATTTACGCTCGAGGCTGAGGTGAAAGCTACTGGCCAGCGGTTGTTTAACTTGATTGCTGAAAATATTTTTCTCTATGAGAATAATAATCGCATCCGCCAATTTACAATGGGCAAAGATACTACTGGCGGTGTGACAATGGCAGACATCGTGTTCGTGCTGGATTGCAGCGGCAGCATGGGCGATGATATTCAAGCCGTAAACAGAAATATCAATGAATTTTGTGACAGCTTATTAGCCAGAGGGATAGATTTTCGATTGGGACTCGTCACCTTCAGCACAACGGTTGATGATGTTTTTGATTTTACCAATGATGTCCAATTATTCAAAAGTTGGTTGAATCAGATCTCACTTTGGGGGGGAAGAGAGAATTCTCTGGGAGCGCTGTATCGCGCCACCGAGCTTTCATTTCGGCAAATGAGCAAACGAACTTTTATTTGGATAACAGATGAAGACTATCCTGTTTATCCTGAAATCAACCTCTCGGTTCAGGATGTCGTGAATCGACTGCTGTTGTATGATGTAACGGTTCATTCGATTTCGGAGCCATCTTTGAAAACTAAGTGGTGCAATCCTATCATCGAGCCGACGGGCGGAAATTTTTATGATATCCACGGCAACTTCCGAGATATTTTGCTGGACATCAGTCGTATGGGATCGTTCACTCGATTTATGATTTCGTATAAATCACCCGGGGCGACCATCGGCACGAATGAGATCATTGCCAAAATTCACTATGCTGGACTTGGAGGAACAGCCATTGCTCATTATCAGCATGGCAGCGCTGGAAACCAAATGGCCAAGTCACTTTCTTGCTACCCGAATCCTTTCAATCCCATTGTACAAATCAGAGCCAATCTACCCGAAAACAGCGAGGGCAAAGTGGAGATTTTTAACATTCTGGGACAACGGGTTAAGCAATTTCAGTTGCAATCGCCTGCTGTCAAGATTGGGGCGATCACTTGGGATGCGCGGGACGAATTTGATCAGCCGGTAGGAGTAGGGACCTATCTGGTTCGGCTCACCATCACAGACCAGAGTGGAAAGATCACTGGTCATGAATTTGCCAAAATCCTTTATTTGAAGTGA
- a CDS encoding T9SS type A sorting domain-containing protein: MRMRALQIIGLILLIAQPIFSQQPTWRSLPDMPRARFGHCAVLFQERIWLIGGKNQFANSISEVDCYNLKTGQWESEVSKLHHARYNAAATVYQDKIFVIGGQNERQMLSSVEYYDSEDKKWKEWTPLPFPREGANALVFDSLLYVIGGIRSKGFFPTPTDIIEYWDEKSKSWQESSTWRLQKPRALMQSVVVDSFVYILGGRFIDGQYNLVERFGSETGPESLHPFTIPRFYFAAVAVEKLIYVLGGIRWGDFDAITDTIEYYATNSDKWYMLNVFMKQPRAGLSAVSYKNSIYLFGGIDLGLKVSSAAEVLSDIPTKVDTSISSVIEPDIAQVPSSHQLLRNYPNPFNSATTIDFVLTETNEPLQLVIFNLLGERVRTFWLNNVFPGIHHVVWDGRDDQGRNVESGIYLAQLRSDRQLGPILKLSYIK; this comes from the coding sequence ATGAGAATGAGAGCGTTGCAGATTATTGGCCTGATTTTATTAATTGCTCAGCCGATCTTTTCCCAACAGCCAACTTGGCGATCCTTGCCCGATATGCCGCGAGCCAGGTTCGGTCATTGTGCAGTGCTGTTCCAAGAGCGAATCTGGTTAATTGGTGGCAAAAATCAATTTGCGAATTCGATCAGCGAAGTCGATTGCTACAATTTGAAGACTGGTCAATGGGAATCTGAAGTATCAAAGCTGCACCACGCACGCTATAATGCTGCCGCGACAGTATATCAGGATAAAATATTCGTGATTGGGGGGCAAAACGAGCGGCAGATGCTCAGTTCAGTCGAATACTATGACTCAGAAGATAAAAAATGGAAGGAATGGACGCCGTTGCCATTCCCGCGAGAGGGAGCAAATGCGTTGGTGTTCGATAGCCTATTGTATGTTATTGGTGGGATCAGAAGCAAAGGGTTTTTCCCCACGCCTACGGATATCATCGAGTATTGGGATGAGAAGTCAAAAAGTTGGCAAGAATCATCGACCTGGCGATTGCAAAAGCCGCGCGCTCTAATGCAATCGGTTGTGGTTGATAGTTTCGTTTACATATTGGGTGGTCGGTTCATTGATGGCCAATATAATTTGGTAGAACGTTTCGGTAGTGAAACGGGTCCTGAATCTCTTCATCCATTTACTATCCCCAGATTTTATTTTGCTGCGGTAGCGGTCGAAAAACTGATTTATGTATTGGGTGGCATTCGCTGGGGGGATTTCGATGCGATCACCGATACCATCGAATATTACGCCACGAATTCTGACAAATGGTATATGCTCAACGTATTTATGAAACAGCCCCGAGCAGGACTGAGTGCCGTGAGTTATAAAAATAGCATTTATCTATTTGGGGGCATCGATCTTGGCTTGAAGGTCAGTAGTGCTGCGGAGGTCTTATCTGATATTCCCACAAAGGTGGATACCAGCATTTCGAGTGTAATAGAGCCCGATATTGCCCAAGTGCCCTCGAGCCATCAGTTGCTTCGAAACTATCCTAACCCATTCAACTCTGCAACCACCATTGATTTTGTGTTAACCGAAACGAATGAGCCTTTGCAATTGGTCATTTTCAATTTATTGGGCGAGCGAGTGCGGACCTTCTGGCTCAATAACGTTTTCCCAGGAATTCATCACGTTGTGTGGGATGGCCGCGACGACCAAGGCAGAAACGTGGAATCTGGAATTTACCTTGCTCAATTGCGCTCCGATCGGCAACTTGGCCCAATTCTTAAATTATCCTATATCAAATAG